The genomic region TGCGGGATTTCTAAAAGGCTAAGTCCGAGCGATTTTGCAATCATCGCATCGTGGTATTTCAAATCCCCGCTAATAAGCAAGCCCTCCTTTGGTGCAAGCTTAGCAATGGTGTTAATCTCACTAAATCCACTTCCGCAAATCACAAACACGCGCGAGATAAGCTCATTTGCCTTGAGCGCGCGGATATGAGGTAGTTTAAGCTTTTGCTTGATATTTTGCACGAGATTTTCAAAGCCCATTGGCTCAATCTCGCTCGTGCAGTAAAGTCCAACTTGCTGCGATTGCATAAAACCTAAAACCTCTTGTGTGAAAAATTCATTTAAATGGCTTTTGTCAAAATTTGTGTGCAGTGCGATAAGCGCGCAGTTTTTGGCGATGAGAATCTTTGCGAGATTTGACGGATAGGTGGTGAAATCAAAGTTTTTTAGACTTTTAAAAAACAGCGGGTGATGTGTCAAAATCACGCTATTTGGGCGCATAGCAAGCGCGATTTCTTCAGTTAATTCCAAAGAAAGATAAATTTGCTCAAATTCTTGGCTAAACGCGCCGAGATTAAGTCCGCTATTATCCCACGATTCTTGCGTGTTAAAAGGCGCGTTAAAATCACAAAGTTTGTAGAGATAATCGATTGTGTAATGCTCTTTCATTGTGCCTAATCCTTATTAAATTATATTATCTCGCGGGGAGAAAACCCGCTCATTGCTTGCGTGCATACGGCGTTTTTGGCTATAAACTTGCAGGATTCTATCGCTCTAGTTGGGATTTTTGGAATCTGTTGGATTCTTAGAATCTGTAGAATTTATAGAATCTGCGTTTTGGGATTCTGTATTTTGTGC from Helicobacter himalayensis harbors:
- a CDS encoding Nif3-like dinuclear metal center hexameric protein, translated to MKEHYTIDYLYKLCDFNAPFNTQESWDNSGLNLGAFSQEFEQIYLSLELTEEIALAMRPNSVILTHHPLFFKSLKNFDFTTYPSNLAKILIAKNCALIALHTNFDKSHLNEFFTQEVLGFMQSQQVGLYCTSEIEPMGFENLVQNIKQKLKLPHIRALKANELISRVFVICGSGFSEINTIAKLAPKEGLLISGDLKYHDAMIAKSLGLSLLEIPHYESEKYFVEILDSILKNAGYQAIITDCKNPITYL